The DNA sequence TTTTCTAATCCGTCTTCATAGTCAACGGCTTTTTCTATAATCGCTTGTATGTACTTGCCGTACGGTCGCAACTTGATGTTGTTGGAATTGTATTTTGGTTTGCTAACTATTTTATTTTCTTTTGGGGCGGGTAACGGATATGGAAAATGAATATCAAGTTTGCCGTCCGACATAATATAAATATGGTCGTACAAAGTATGTTTATAATCTTCCTTTGATGCCACTTCGGTATTGAAAGAACTCATGATTTCAACCAACCGTTCGGTCATTTCTGTTCTAATCTTTTTGTCGGGTTCAGCTACTATTACGTTTACTATTTTTTGGAAGTTGCGTCCATATTCCGATATAATTAGCTTGTCGCGTGCGGTATTATATTCCATAAAGTGAGATGTTTAATCTTTTTAATTAGTAAGTTAAATTTGTGCGTTTGTGCAAAATTATAAAATAACAAATTCTATCTATACATAATGCTATATTTAGTTGGAGTAGGCAATAGTATTTATGTTTGATAACTCATAAATATTATAGTAATATAACATTTGTATTACTCGGCAAAGATAACACATTTTTTTAGTATAGCAAGAGTGTTTTTTGCACAACAGCGTGTTAATAAGTAAATTAATTTTCGATGTTTTTCAACGTTGAAAGAGCTGTTGTGAGATGAAAAATTAACCAATTAAACCTTTGTTGTCCGATAAATATCTTTAATTGCAAAGTTGCTCTTAGCTGTTGGCTCCTGGCTATTAGCTATGTTTGGCTAAAAGCTAAAAGCCAATGGCTAACGGCTAACAGCTAACAGCCAAAAGCCAAAAGCATAAACATAAGCCACAGAATGGCGTTCCATTTGCAAATACGTGATAATAAATTCAATATGCAGAGTTATTCTCTGTATTTAGAATCGATAATAATTGTAACGGGACCATTATTTGTGAAAGAAATATCCATATTTTCGCCGAAAACGCCTGTAGCTACTTTTAAATTACTTTCTGATTTTATTTTTTCGACAAACTCGTTGTACAAAGGAATTGCAATTTCAGGTTTCGAAGCTCTTATGTACGATGGTCTGTTGCCTTTTTTTGTACTTGCAAAAAGCGTAAACTGACTGACAACCATTATTTCGGCGTTTACGTCGGTTACCGACAAATTCATCACACCATTTTCGTCGTCGAAAATTCGCAGGCGACAAATTTTTCCGCTAAGCCAATCAATATCTTCGTGGTTGTCGGAATCTTCAATCCCAAGCAGGACAAGTAAACCGCCCGAAATAGCAGAATACACATCTCCATTAATTTTTAGTTCACAATTGCTAACTCTTTGGATAACAGCACGCATATTATTTCGTTTTTATTATTGTAATTCGCTCAAAATGTTTAAATAGTTGTTGTAGCGTTCTTCCGATATCAAATTTTCCTTCAATGCACTAATAACAGCACAATTAGGCTCGTGAATGTGTGTGCAATTGTTAAAATTACACTTGTGTGCAAATCGCCTAAATTCTGGATAACGCTCATGAAGTTCATCATCATCAAAATCTATAAGCCCAAACTCTTTTATGCCAGGAGTATCAATTATATAGGTGTTTTTCTTAATATAGTGCATTTCGGCAAAAGTTGTAGTGTGTTTGCCTTTATTGTGGTATTCCGAAATACTACCTGTTTTTAAATTTAAGTCAGGACATATTGAATTTAGCAAAGCCGATTTGCCGACACCGGAGTGCCCTGTAAAAAGGGAGATTTTTCCTTCTAACAAACCCTTTATTTCATCGATTCCGAGATTTGTTACAGTTGAAGTTGTTATAACATTGTAACCGACTTCGGTATATATTTTTTTCAATTGTAAATATCTTTGTTTGGCTTCATCGGTGTAAATATCGTATTTGTTAAAAACAATATATACAGGAATATGAAAAGCTTCGGCATTTATTAGCAATCGGTCGATGAAGCCGGTAGATGTTCTGGGCTGCATCACACTTGCTATTATAAAGAAGCAGTCGAAGTTTGAAGCAATAATATGCGAACTTTTAGAAAGTTTTGTAGCTCTTCGTTTCAAATAATTATCTCGTGGCAAAATTTCGGTTATAACTCCTTCGGACTTGTCGTTGTTGCAACTAAAAACAACTTTGTCGCCAACGGCGATAGGATTAGTACTTCTAATGTTTTTAGTCCTAAAATAACCCCTAAGCGTGCAAGTATATTGCTTTTCTTCCGAAGTTTCTACAATATAACTGCTACCAGTCGATTTTAAAACCCAACCCGAATGTTGCATACTTTTAGTTGTTAATTTTATAAATTTTGCCGGGCATACATTTGATAACACCTTTAAGCTCAAGTTCTAAAAGCAATCGCGATAAAACAGACAAAGGCATAGAAATATCTGCCATAATATTGTCGATTCCGGCATTTTCATTATTATTTATATAGTCGAAAACCTGCTTTTCTTGCTCGTTAAGCTGAACAAAAAGCTCTTTCTGAACAGTTTTCTTTTCTTTCCGTATCGACCAATTAAGAGCTTTAACGATATCTTCAGCGTTTTCAACTAAAGCTGCCACATTTCTTTTAATAATTGCATTACATCCTTGCGAAAATGTGTCATTAGTTTTGCCTGGAATGGCAAAAACATCTCTACTGTACGAAAAGGCTAATTCAGCAGTTATAATAGCTCCGCCTCTTTTGCCCGCTTCAATAACCAAAACAGCATCGCTCATGCCGGCAATTATTCTGTTGCGTTTTGGAAAATTTTCCTTATCGGGATTAGTTTCGCTAAAAAATTCGGATACTAAAGCCCCTGAATCAGTTATTTTGTCTGCTAATCGTTTGTTTAGTTCAGGATATATTCTATCTAAACCATGACCTAAAATTGCATAGGTGGTAAGATTATTGTCAAGTGCCGATTTATGAGCTTGTGTGTCAATGCCATAAGCTAAACCGCTTATTATTGTGGGGTTATAGGGAGCCAAATCTTGAATAATTTCTTTGCAAATGCTTTTACCATATTCGGTAGCATTACGTGTGCCAACAACAGCTAATACATGCTCGTGATTTTCAAAAGTGTTACCCTTGTGAAACAACAGTATGGGACTGTCGTTACAATTCTTCAAACGATAAGGATAATCTTTATCTAAATAGTAACTGACCTTGATATTGTTTTTGTTAATAAATTCTATTTCTTGTTCGGCACGCTCAAACACATTATGATTTATAATAGCATTAACTAATTTCGGACCAACTCCAGGTATCTTTCTAATAGCCGATTTTCTTTCTCTAAAAACGCCTTCTACTCCGCCACAATAAGCGATAAGTTGCTTTG is a window from the Lentimicrobiaceae bacterium genome containing:
- a CDS encoding DUF4290 domain-containing protein, whose product is MEYNTARDKLIISEYGRNFQKIVNVIVAEPDKKIRTEMTERLVEIMSSFNTEVASKEDYKHTLYDHIYIMSDGKLDIHFPYPLPAPKENKIVSKPKYNSNNIKLRPYGKYIQAIIEKAVDYEDGLE
- the dtd gene encoding D-aminoacyl-tRNA deacylase produces the protein MRAVIQRVSNCELKINGDVYSAISGGLLVLLGIEDSDNHEDIDWLSGKICRLRIFDDENGVMNLSVTDVNAEIMVVSQFTLFASTKKGNRPSYIRASKPEIAIPLYNEFVEKIKSESNLKVATGVFGENMDISFTNNGPVTIIIDSKYRE
- the rsgA gene encoding ribosome small subunit-dependent GTPase A, translating into MQHSGWVLKSTGSSYIVETSEEKQYTCTLRGYFRTKNIRSTNPIAVGDKVVFSCNNDKSEGVITEILPRDNYLKRRATKLSKSSHIIASNFDCFFIIASVMQPRTSTGFIDRLLINAEAFHIPVYIVFNKYDIYTDEAKQRYLQLKKIYTEVGYNVITTSTVTNLGIDEIKGLLEGKISLFTGHSGVGKSALLNSICPDLNLKTGSISEYHNKGKHTTTFAEMHYIKKNTYIIDTPGIKEFGLIDFDDDELHERYPEFRRFAHKCNFNNCTHIHEPNCAVISALKENLISEERYNNYLNILSELQ
- the dprA gene encoding DNA-processing protein DprA, which gives rise to MNDLLYKIGITLIPGVGSVTAKQLIAYCGGVEGVFRERKSAIRKIPGVGPKLVNAIINHNVFERAEQEIEFINKNNIKVSYYLDKDYPYRLKNCNDSPILLFHKGNTFENHEHVLAVVGTRNATEYGKSICKEIIQDLAPYNPTIISGLAYGIDTQAHKSALDNNLTTYAILGHGLDRIYPELNKRLADKITDSGALVSEFFSETNPDKENFPKRNRIIAGMSDAVLVIEAGKRGGAIITAELAFSYSRDVFAIPGKTNDTFSQGCNAIIKRNVAALVENAEDIVKALNWSIRKEKKTVQKELFVQLNEQEKQVFDYINNNENAGIDNIMADISMPLSVLSRLLLELELKGVIKCMPGKIYKINN